A part of Aspergillus flavus chromosome 1, complete sequence genomic DNA contains:
- a CDS encoding amino acid/polyamine transporter I: MDTKAKAASAAEKNDIPVMSGDMQLLATLGYKQELRRHYSTTQVFAVAFSIMGLLPSIASTLSFSIPAGPVGMVWTLADSLSRVRLSWLTRATLQGADRVAGWLAASVFIFIVGLAMADLASAMPTAGGLYFWTHYFSGDRWKNPLSFIVGYSNTIGLLGGVCSVDYGFATMLLSVVSLAHDGNWTASRPVVYGTYVACVVVHGVIATFFGRIMPKIQSACIVSNVGLVLATVLALPIGKAIRGGHINSGAYIFGHLENLTTWPQGWAFMLAWLSPIWTIGAFDSCVHMSEEATHAARAVPLGIIWSAGLCGALGFISLAVIASVIDVNLDGVLSTNLGQPMAQIYYDCLGKSGALGFMIVVAIVQFCMGLSLVIAASRQSWAFSRDGALPFSSFFRKVSKKIRYQPVRMIWGVVVSAVIVGLLSIINSAASNALFSLAVAGNDLAWMMPILCRLVWGQDRFHPGEFYTGRFSKPIAVTAIVYLVFAIILCMFPTTGPGPTPQDMNYTVVINGALWGGALLYYGLYARKIYKGPQATVGSSSSPSEANLGGL; this comes from the exons ATGGATACCAAGGCTAAGGCTGCTTCGGCAGCAGAAAAAAATGACATCCCAGTGATGTCTGGGGATATGCAACTTCTGG CCACTCTCGGTTACAAACAAGAACTGCGAAGGCATTACTCAACGACTCAGGTATTTGCAGTAGCATTCAGTATCATGGGTCTATTGCCTTCTATTGCTTCGACACTGTCCTTCTCGATACCCGCAGGCCCTGTAGGGATGGTTTGG ACTTTGGCTGACTCATTGAGTAGGGTAAGGCTCTCTTGGCTCACTCGTGCAACTTTACAAGGGGCTGACAGAGTTGCAGGATGGCTGGCGGCCAGTGTGTTCATCTTTATCGTCGGTCTCGCCATG GCCGACCTGGCTTCTGCAATGCCTACGGCGGGAGGCCTTTATTTTTGGACACATTATTTCAGTGGAGACAGATGGAAGAACCCTCTGAGCTTTATTGTCGGATACAGTAATACTATCGGTCTCCTCGGCGGAGTCTGCTCTGTGGATT ATGGGTTTGCTACTATGCTACTTTCGGTTGTCTCACTGGCCCATGATGGTAACTGGACTGCCTCTCGTCCAGTCGTGTACGGAACGTACGTGGCCTGCGTCGTCGTCCATGGTGTCATAGCTACCTTCTTTGGACGTATCATGCCCAAGATTCAGTCGGCCTGTATTGTGAGCAATGTCGGTCTCGTGCTAGCCACTGTCCTTGCATTACCAATCGGGAAGGCAATCAGGGGCGGACATATTAACTCGGGTGCCTATATTTTCGGTCATCTTGAAAATCTCACAACCTGGCCCCAAGGTTGGGCGTTCATGCTGGCCTGGCTCTCCCCGATCTGGACAATTGGGGCATTCGACTCGTGTGTCCACATGAGCGAGGAGGCTACTCATGCGGCGCGTGCTGTACCTCTAGGTATCATCTGGTCTGCAGGCCTCTGTGGGGCTCTAGGGTTCATCTCCCTTGCAGTAATTGCATCTGTGATTGATGTCAACTTGGACGGTGTATTGAGTACAAACCTTGGCCAACCAATGGCGCAG ATCTATTACGACTGCCTCGGAAAAAGCGGTGCCCTTGGCTTTATGATAGTAGTGGCAATTGTCCAATTTTGCATGGGACTGAGTCTG GTGATCGCCGCCTCTCGCCAAAGTTGGGCTTTCTCCCGAGATGGCGCCCTCCCCTTCTCATCATTCTTTCGCAAAGTTAGTAAAAAGATCCGCTACCAACCCGTACGCATGATTTGGGGCGTCGTAGTGTCCGCTGTCATCGTCGGTCTTCTCTCCATAATCAACAGCGCTGCCTCTAACgccctcttttctcttgccGTAGCCGGCAATGATCTCGCTTGGATGATGCCCATCCTCTGCCGGCTGGTCTGGGGACAGGATCGGTTCCACCCTGGCGAATTCTATACGGGTCGATTTAGTAAACCGATAGCGGTCACCGCTATCGTGTACTTGGTGTTTGCGATCATCTTATGTATGTTTCCGACTACGGGGCCGGGTCCAACTC CGCAGGATATGAACTATACAGTTGTCATCAATGGTGCGCTTTGGGGCGGTGCCCTTCTGTATTATGGTCTGTACgcaagaaagatatataaggGACCTCAGGCGACGGTTGGCTCGTCGTCCAGTCCTTCCGAGGCAAATCTTGGAGGGTTATGA
- a CDS encoding sucrose transporter encodes MTGADERVADEMSPLVGPDNDNDVDLITAQEMQNDFGAEDPGHSSETKSTWYLFLLTLSIGGLQIVWSVELSNGSPFLLSLGMSKALLAFVWIAGPLTGTLVQPYIGICSDNCRSSWGKRKPFMVVGGLATVVALLALAWVRELVGGFLGIFGADQASTGTKTAIIVFATILMYCLDFAINTVQAGIRCFIVDNAPAHQQESANAWASRLTGVGNILGYIFGYIDLPRYLPFLGNTQFKVLCALASLSLVITLLISCLYIQERDPRLEPSASTGNPGIVAFFRQVFKSIRYLPPQIAKVCEVQLAAWVGWFPFLFYATTYIGQLYVNPIFDEHPNLPDNELDKAWEEATRIGTFALLVYAIISFVTNITLPIFVVPTYRSVVSPEETDTPSDERRPFLGARRMSCSSLPVGTASEPPPALPDKQNVEATVGSTWLSKLQIPGFTLRRAWLLSHVLFALCMFSTFFIYTYQAATVVIGIVGISWALTLWAPFALISAEVARIDAERRVRRHRSGMAEHHSADNSTQPNLATNVGDLEDGPRKPTDEEENLAQAGIILGLHNVAVSSPQILSSLICSAIFKVFQKPRGEPWDDSVGWVLRFGGCAAVLAAWLTSRLAEGRRLK; translated from the exons ATGACGGGTGCAGATGAACGAGTAGCCGACGAGATGTCCCCCTTAGTGGGACCAGACAACGATAATGACGTTGACTTAATAACAGCCCAAGAAATGCAGAATGACTTTGGAGCCGAAGATCCTGGACATTCGTCAGAGACAAAGAGTACCTGGTACCTCTTCTTATTAACGTTGAGTATTGGTGG ACTCCAGATTGTCTGGTCAGTTGAACTATCGAATGGATCG cctttccttttgtctttggGAATGAGCAAAGCGCTGCTCGCTTTCGTCTGGATTGCTGGGCCCCTGACAGGAACGCTTGTGCAACCATATATCGGTATCTGCAGCGACAACTGTCGTTCGTCATGGGGCAAAAGGAAGCCCTTTATGGTAGTTGGTGGCTTGGCGACTGTTGTGGCTCTGCTTGCTCTTGCATGGGTGAGAGAACTCGTAGGAGGTTTCCTCGGTATATTTGGCGCAGACCAGGCGTCTACGGGGACAAAGACGGCGATCATAGTCTTTGCAACTATTCTGATGTACTGTCTAGATTTCGCTATAAATACTG TTCAAGCAGGAATTCGGTGCTTTATTGTTGATAACGCGCCAGCCCACCAACAGGAATCAGCGAACGCGTGGGCCAGCCGGCTCACTGGTGTGGGCAATATTCTAGGATACATTTTTGGATATATTGATTTGCCTCGCTATCTCCCATTCTTGGGAAACACGCAGTTCAAAGTGTTGTGTGCGCTAGCATCGCTATCACTTGTTATCACGTTATTGATCAGCTGTCTATATATCCAGGAAAGAGATCCGCGGCTCGAACCCTCAGCTTCTACCGGAAATCCTGGCATTGTGGCCTTCTTCAGACAAGTTTTTAAGTCAATTCGGTATTTACCACCCCAAATTGCCAAAGTCTGTGAAGTCCAACTAGCTGCATGGGTTGGGtggtttcctttccttttctacgCTACAACATACATTGGGCAGCTTTATGTTAACCCGATCTTTGATGAACACCCGAACCTTCCTGACAATGAATTAGACAAGGCCTGGGAGGAAGCTACTAGGATCGGAACGTTTGCCCTTCTTGTATATGCGATCATTTCATTTGTCACTAACATAACATTACCCATTTTTGTTGTCCCTACTTATAGGTCTGTTGTCTCACCCGAGGAAACTGACACCCCTTCAGATGAGAGAAGGCCATTTCTAGGAGCAAGGAGAATGTCATGCTCAAGCCTACCAGTTGGTACTGCATCGGAGCCGCCTCCGGCTCTTCCAGATAAGCAGAATGTCGAAGCTACAGTCGGATCGACGTGGCTGTCAAAACTGCAGATCCCAGGGTTTACACTCCGCCGAGCTTGGCTCTTGTCTCATGTACTCTTTGCTCTCTGCATGTTTAGCACCTTTTTCATCTACACTTATCAAGCGGCGACAGTGGTGATTGGAATAGTCGGTATCTCCTGGGCTTTGACGCTGTGGGCACCTTTCGCGCTCATCTCCGCAGAGGTCGCGCGGATTGATGCCGAACGTCGGGTTCGACGACATCGGTCAGGGATGGCAGAACATCATTCCGCTGACAACTCTACTCAGCCCAATTTAGCCACGAACGTTGGTGATCTAGAGGATGGGCCTAGGAAGCCAAcggatgaggaagaaaatcTAGCCCAGGCAGGGATCATTCTCGGGCTTCACAATGTCGCGGTCTCCTCGCCGCAGATCCTGTCTAGCTTGATATGCAGTGCTATTTTCAAAGTGTTCCAGAAACCTAGAGGTGAACCTTGGGATGATAGTGTTGGGTGGGTGTTGAGGTTCGGAGGTTGCGCTGCAGTGCTTGCAGCATGGCTGACTAGCCGGCTTGCCGAGGGACGTCGGTTAAAGTGA
- a CDS encoding alcohol dehydrogenase, class V (alcohol dehydrogenase 2) — translation MSIPEMQWAQVAEQKGGPLIYKQIPVPKPGPDEILVKVRYSGVCHTDLHALKGDWPLPVKMPLVGGHEGAGVVVARGDLVTEFEIGDHAGLKWLNGSCLACEFCKQADEPLCPNASLSGYTVDGTFQQYAIGKATHASKLPKNVPLDAVAPVLCAGITVYKGLKESGVRPGQTVAIVGAGGGLGSLALQYAKAMGIRVVAIDGGEEKQAMCEQLGAEAYVDFTKTQDLVADVKAATPEGLGAHAVILLAVAEKPFQQAAEYVRSRGTVVAIGLPAGAFLRAPVFNTVVRMINIKGSYVGNRQDGVEAVDFFARGLIKAPFKTAPLQDLPKIFELMEQGKIAGRYVLEIPE, via the exons ATGTCGATCCCCGAGATGCAGTGGGCTCAAGTGGCCGAGCAGAAGGGCGGTCCGCTCATCTACAAGCAGATTCCCGTTCCTAAACCAGGACCAGATGAGATTCTTGTCAAGGTTCGCTACTCGGGCGTCTGCCACACCGACCTTCACGCCTTGAAGGGTGACTGGCCCCTCCCAGTGAAGATGCCCCTCGTAGGTGGACACGAGGGAGCTGGTGTGGTCGTCGCCAGGGGTGACCTGGTAACTGAATTCGAGATTGGCGACCACGCTGGTCTCAAATGGCTCAATGGATCCTGTCTCGCCTGTGAATTCTGTAAGCAAGCCGACGAGCCTCTCTGTCCGAATGCTTCTTTGTCCGGCTACACGGTCGACGGCACTTTCCAGCAGTACGCCATTGGTAAGGCCACTCACGCCTCCAAGCTTCCAAAGAACGTTCCTCTGGACGCTGTCGCCCCCGTCCTCTGTGCGGGTATCACGGTCTACAAGGGACTGAAAGAATCTGGTGTTCGCCCGGGCCAAACCGTTGCCATCGtcggtgctggtggtggtctTGGTTCTTTGGCGTTGCAGTACGCAAAGGCAATGGGCATCCGTGTAGTGGCCATTGATGgcggagaagagaagcaagccATGTGCGAGCAACTAGGCGCCGAG GCATACGTCGACTTCACTAAGACCCAAGATCTCGTTGCAGATGTCAAAGCCGCTACCCCCGAAGGCCTAGGTGCACATGCCGTTATACTTCTTGCCGTCGCCGAAAAGCCCTTCCAGCAGGCTGCCGAATACGTCCGCTCGCGCGGTACCGTCGTTGCTATTGGTTTGCCCGCCGGTGCCTTCCTCAGGGCCCCTGTTTTCAATACCGTTGTCCGTATGATCAACATCAAGGGAAGCTACGTCGGTAACCGTCAAGACGGCGTGGAGGCTGTGGACTTCTTCGCCCGCGGCCTCATCAAGGCTCCATTCAAGACTGCACCATTGCAGGATCTCCCGAAGATCTTCGAGCTCATGG AGCAAGGCAAGATCGCCGGCCGTTATGTGCTCGAGATTCCCGAATGA
- a CDS encoding endosomal/prevacuolar sodium/hydrogen exchanger (sodium/hydrogen exchanger protein), whose translation MASQLMGDALHQLIRRAADSESDPDEDAPEAGTKEFFSSWALFILIMLLMFALFTSYILQQKKIQAVHETVLSIFAGMFVGLIIRLSPESPIQDSVTFDYQFFFNLLLPPIILASGYELHQANFFRNIGTILTFAFAGTFISAIVLGLVLFVWTRIPLDGLNISFVEAISVGATLSATDPVTILAIFNLYKVEPKLYTVIFGESILNDAIAIVLFETAQKYADSDAGSLTVLNLFEAIGLFLLVFFGSMLVGMIVGIMTALGLKHTHVRRVPKIESCLIVLIAYASYFFSNGVRLSGIVSLLFCGITLKHYAYYNMSRRTQLTTKYLFQVMAQLSENFIFIYLGLDLLVQRNLQFKPLFIMVAVFGICLARYLAVFPLSKAINWFIRYRARRRGMEVADELPFAYQAMLFWAGLRGAVGVALAAGLTGVNAPALRATVLVVVVLTVIIFGGTTARMLEILGIRTGVVEELESDDEFDIEVTNGGTYYKRSDTALGYTPRRMDSTIPLDGVQRRGLDRNDSYSSGNNRRPSPPPSSSGKGRRHSRLYSNAYSQRDTQTTRDRSSTATLLGGGPGSHSDSAGSEDEFGLRSHGKGRAADVDQVDAFDIDVDEAPSDDDLPPSAPTASRLRRSPSQPPQYSGSSQASPSANESPSRRETARSASQAIRDLFSGGSSGDHGAWFRQLDEDYIKPRLLLDQSNHKGPGAV comes from the exons ATGGCTAGCCAATTGATGGGTGATGCCCTTCATCAACTTATCC GGAGAGCTGCGGACTCCGAATCCGATCCTGACGAAG ATGCTCCGGAAGCTGGCACCAAGGAGTTCTTCAGCTCTTGGGCGCTCTTTATTCTGATTATGCTCTTGATGTTTGCGCTATTCACCAGTTACATTCtccagcagaagaagatccaagCTGTCCATGAAACTGTCCTTTCTATTTTTGCTG GTATGTTTGTCGGATTGATCATTCGGTTGAGTCCCGAATCGCCCATTCAGGACAGCGTCACATTCGACTACcagttcttcttcaacctccttcttcctccaatcATTCTGGCCTCGGGGTACGAGCTACACCAGGCAAACTTTTTTCGAAATATTGGCACTATTCTTACCTTTGCGTTCGCGGGGACCTTCATCTCGGCTATCGTGCTGGGACTTGTTTTGTTTGTCTGGACGCGGATTCCGCTGGACGGCTTGAacatttcttttgttgaaGCTATCTCTGTAGGTGCTACACTCTCTGCGACGGATCCGGTTACTATCCTCGCCATCTTCAACCTGTATAAAGTCGAGCCAAAGCTTTACACCGTTATCTTCGGCGAGTCGATTTTGAATGATGCAATCGCGATTGTCTTGTTTGAGACCGCACAGAAGTATGCCGACAGCGATGCAGGCTCTCTGACTGTTCTCAATCTGTTTGAGGCCATCGGTCTTTTcttgcttgttttctttggcaGCATGCTGGTAGGCATGATTGTGGGTATCATGACCGCACTGGGTCTCAAGCATACACACGTCCGCCGCGTGCCCAAGATTGAGAGTTGCCTGATTGTTCTTATCGCATATGCCAGTtacttcttctccaacgGCGTTCGTCTTTCTG GCATTGTCTCCCTTCTATTTTGTGGCATTACATTAAAACATTATGCGTACTATAACATGTCGCGCAGGACTCAATTAACGACGAAATATCTGTTCCAGGTGATGGCACAATTGTCAGAGAActttatctttatctatttgGGTCTTGATTTGCTTGTTCAAAGGAATCTGCAGTTCAAGCCTCTTTTCATCATGGTAGCTGTCTTTGGCATCTGCCTTGCCCGATACCTCGCCGTGTTCCCGCTATCCAAGGCGATCAATTGGTTCATTCGCTACAGGGCCCGTCGACGCGGGATGGAAGTGGCAGATGAGTTGCCCTTCGCTTATCAAGCAATGCTCTTTTGGGCCGGGCTTCGTGGGGCTGTTGGTGTGGCGTTGGCAGCGGGCTTAACTGGTGTCAATGCGCCCGCACTGCGAGCTACGGTACTTGTCGTCGTCGTTCTGACTGTCATTATTTTTGGCGGCACCACAGCCCGGATGCTAGAAATCCTTGGTATTAGGACTGGGGTGGTTGAGGAACTCGAATCTGACGATGAATTTGACATCGAAGTTACCAATGGGGGGACGTATTATAAACGATCTGATACCGCACTGGGATATACCCCCCGCCGCATGGACTCAACCATCCCCTTGGACGGAGTGCAGCGGAGGGGCCTTGACCGAAACGATAGCTATTCAAGCGGCAATAACCGTCGCCCCAGCCCGCCGCCATCTAGTTCGGGCAAAGGTCGGAGACATTCGCGTCTCTATTCCAATGCGTACAGCCAGAGGGACACGCAAACAACCCGCGACCGTTCATCCACAGCCACGCTACTTGGCGGTGGCCCTGGAAGTCACAGTGATAGTGCGGGTAGCGAAGATGAGTTCGGTCTGCGGAGCCACGGTAAGGGCCGAGCGGCGGATGTTGATCAAGTTGATGCCTTTGATATAGACGTGGATGAAGCGCCCTCGGATGatgatcttcctccttcagctCCCACGGCTTCGCGACTGCGGCGGTCACCATCCCAACCGCCCCAATATTCGGGCTCTTCACAAGCATCTCCTTCTGCGAATGAGTCCCCGTCGAGGCGAGAGACAGCGCGGAGCGCCAGCCAAGCTATTCGAGATCTCTTTTCGGGAGGGTCATCTGGAGATCATGGCGCGTGGTTCCGGCAACTGGATGAGGACTACATCAAACCCCGGCTTTTGTTGGATCAATCGAATCATAAGGGGCCGGGTGCTGTGTAG